In one window of Haemorhous mexicanus isolate bHaeMex1 chromosome 31, bHaeMex1.pri, whole genome shotgun sequence DNA:
- the LOC132340299 gene encoding endogenous retrovirus group K member 24 Gag polyprotein-like, whose amino-acid sequence MLPFDIKQTCRMIFDGAGMILFKQEWEDNCTKQLALVTGADHPLHGSSIQRLMGTDPTMITPQAQAEGLRAPEIMTTTRAAREAIRVASKVVAKPSPWTTIKQSESESFTQFVDCLQSALDASTLPSEAKGPVLAECLRQQCNSATKDILRSLPQGSNTAAMIRHVAKEEHLAPIQAAVHTAITSVMACTKCGQGGHVAINCPWLGHPSAAAPPCQGKPRGPCWACGRKGHVAKECRSKHQGNGRGRGQPGRIQPPPTGNMQRPSYSNPQWGTGFPCPPLPTPQGMSNFAAQPVVQLNPPVPQEYHKQPLGEEVPGWLWP is encoded by the coding sequence ATGTTACCTTTTGATATTAAGCAGACCTGCCGAATGATTTTTGACGGGGCAGGGatgattttatttaaacaagAGTGGGAAGATAACTGTACTAAACAGCTAGCCCTGGTAACAGGGGCAGACCACCCACTGCACGGCTCCAGCATACAGAGGCTAATGGGCACAGACCCTACAATGATCACcccccaggcacaggcagaaggCCTGAGGGCCCCAGAGATTATGACAACAACTCGGGCTGCCCGAGAAGCCATTCGTGTTGCCTCTAAAGTAGTAGCCAAGCCTTCACCTTGGACTACAATAAAACAGAGTGAGAGTGAAAGTTTCACTCAGTTTGTGGACTGTCTGCAGTCAGCTTTGGACGCCTCCACACTACCCTCAGAGGCAAAAGGTCCAGTGCTGGCAGAGTGCCTACGCCAACAATGTAACTCAGCCACAAAGGACATTTTAAGATCACTGCCACAGGGATCTAACACAGCTGCCATGATCAGGCATGTGGCTAAGGAGGAACACCTAGCTCCCATCCAAGCAGCAGTTCACACTGCAATAACGAGTGTCATGGCATGCACTAAGTGTGGCCAGGGTGGGCACGTGGCGATAAACTGTCCCTGGTTAGGACACccatcagcagctgctccccccTGTCAGGGGAAACCTCGGGGACCGTGCTGGGCATGCGGTAGGAAAGGGCACGTAGCTAAGGAATGCAGATCCAAGCATCAGGGAAACGGCAGAGGGAGGGGGCAGCCGGGCCGTATCCAGCCTCCTCCCACTGGGAACATGCAACGGCCCAGCTACAGCAACCCTCAATGGGGCACAGGGTTCCCGTGCCCACCACTGCCAACCCCTCAGGGAATGTCCAACTTTGCTGCCCAGCCAGTGGTCCAACTGAACCCACCTGTGCCTCAGGAATACCACAAACAGCCTCTTGGGGAAGAGGTCCCTGGGTGGCTTTGGCCATGA